The following DNA comes from Brassica oleracea var. oleracea cultivar TO1000 chromosome C5, BOL, whole genome shotgun sequence.
GAATAAAGTAAATGATTAATAAAGTCATGACTTCATCAAAAAAATATTTTGGTACGCAAAATTGTACCAACTTTAACCTTTTTTTTTGTTCAATTTTTTGATGAAGTCTAAAGCTTGGTTTCTTTTTGCTCAGTTCTAAAACTACACGAATCTAAAGCTTGATTTAAAAAATAATTTTCAAAGCATATATTTACCATCACATAAAATGTCATACTTTTCATATATTATGTTATACTTCTATATTATTAAAAGAAAAGTACCCATTTGAAAATGTTCTTACTTCATTAATTAAACTCTCTATTTTTTTGCTTGTCTTTTTCAGTTGCATTTATGAAATATCCTAAAACGAATAAAACTGCCTAATTTATTACTTGTCTTTTCAGTTACATTAATGAAATATGCTTAAATAAATTTAAACTTCCTATTTTATTGTTTGTCTTTTTCAATTACCTTAATGAAATATCCTTAAATAAATTTGAACATAATGTCATTTAATCAACAAAAAAAACTCATGAGTTATCCTTACGTGCATAATTTTAATAATGGAGATTTTAAAAAACGTGCATCATTAAAATGTTACCTAAAACATGCAGCACTAATATATAACATGCATCAATAAAACTAGAATTTGACTCACACAATTGTATGGATATTATTTTCAGTTGATTAAATTTAAAAATAATTATTTATTCAAAAATATTTAAGAATGGCTATGAATATAATTGGGTTCACCCATCTGGACAAATTTTAATTATGGTTTAATCTGGGTCTGTCCATTTTGGACCATATCGATTTGGACACGGGCCACCCATTTATAGCCCGCCCATTTGACATCTCTAGGTGAAGGTTATGGGTTGTCTGATTTGGTTAAGAGAGGAAAGCAGAAGTACAAAGACGTGGCTGATGCTGCACAAGCAGCGTTTGAGTCAGCAGCTCATGCAGCAGTGGCTGCACGAGCAGCTGTAGAGCTTTGTCAGTTTTCGCCTTGTGGACCTGACAATACGGGTAATAATGGTGGGGGGAGTTCATCTAGTGGTTCTGGAAACAATAAAACAGAACAAGAAGCTAATGATGATGGTGATCTTTCAAAAGGTGAAGTGGATGTGAGATCAGAATCTAAGAAGTCTATATCGGATCCAGAAGATACTATTGAGGATGTGATGTCACTTAGGGAAGACCCTGTGAAGCTGCTGGAGAAGGATGATGTTTTATACGACAGTGAGGAAGAAACCAAGCAAATTGCTAAGACTAATACTACTACGGAGGTTAAAGATGAGGAAAGTCTTAAGGATTGTTCTGATAGAGGAGATGCAGGACATGTGGAGGATGTTGATCTTTCAGAAGGTGAAGTGGATGTGAGATCAGAATCTAAGAAGTCTATATCGGATACAGATGATAATATTGAGGATGTGATGTCATTTAGAGAAGACCCCGTGAAGTTGTTGGAGAAGGCTTTTGTCGTCTACGACAGTGAGGAAGAAACCAAACATAATGCTAAGACCAATACTACTACTGAGGTTAAAGATGAGGAAAGTCTTATGGATGGTTCTGATAGAGCAGATGCAGGACATGTGGACAACATGGTTCATTCGGTTGAAGAGCCTATTATACGTAAAGCTATTTTAAAGGGTCCTATTTCAGTTAGGACCAGACAGGTTCGTGGATACTAAGTTTTATTTCAGGTGCATCTATGTTTTAGTGACTGAGTGTGTGGTACAATTTCTTTGTGTGTTCTTTATGCCTTGGTCAAGGGTGTAAAACTATTGTAGATTTCAATAATGTTGAACAAATGGCATATGTTGTTTGTCTAAGTTTCTAGTAACAAATAGACCTGAGAGAGAGAAATTTCAAAGAAGTTTACCTGAAAGTTACTGCCCTCTGCCCCTCTTTTTACCATGTGGAATCGGATCAGAATAAGCCTGCAGACTTAGGCCGACATCTTCATCATATTCAACTCCAAGCTCCTCCTACCAAAGTCAACATTAGGTTAATGTAGTTTGAAAGATGAAACTTATGAAAATGTCTTTGTATGATTTTTCACCTTAAACTCCTTAATATCTCTTGGAAAATTCTCAGTGACAGTATCCCAAACGTCTCTGAACATCCTCTTACGCTTTCTCCACTGATTGATCTTGTCAGAGTACATATCTTCAACAGCCTTCTTGTCTTCCGGCCTCACCAATGTAACACCTTCACGTAGTTTGAGCAGTTTCTCTTCCATTTCCCTAACCTGGTACAAAGATGAAATCACACTTTAAGCTTTTTACCTATTAGGCTATTACCTAAGCCAAAGCTAAGAGAACATGTACCTCTTTCCTTAGCTTAGCATCTTTCTCTTGTATCTCCTCTAGTGTCAAGTTTGACTGCAAGCACTTTACCTCTGTGAAAACAACAACATCAGGGAGGATAATGTTATTGCGTGCAACTATGAAGTGATTCAAAAGCAAGTTAACAACACACCTGACTCCACTTCACTGATTGCCTTCCTCTTCTCCTGAACCTGTTCTTGAAGCTTTGCGTTTTCTTCTTTCATCAGAGCAAGCTCTTCAGTGTTTGGAATCTCGAACTGGTCTTGCCTAGCAATGTACAGCTTCTGCTTACCATACTCCTTGAAAGTGATTTTGCCAGCATCAGCGAGGCTATCAAGCGCTTTCTGAACAGCAGTCTTCTTGAGGCTAAACTTCTGCAGAGCATCAGCTGCGTTTTGGGTGTTCAGAGGTCGGTTTTGCTGCAACATAAAGACCCCAATTCATCACATCCTTCATAAATTTACAAGCTTCACATGAAACAATCGTCCAGGTTCAAAACTTCATAAATCAGTTAGACATCACTTAAACCTAGCTCAATTTTCAGATTCGAATCCACTAATGCATATATGTTTATAAATTAGGTTTCTCGATAAGCAGAATGGAATCGCAGAGAAGTGATTATTACCTCGTTTACAAAGTTGAGAACGATCGCTGCAGATTCGAAACAAAATCAGGAAACAGAGAGAGAAATCAAAAATCAGTTCGGGGAAAACAGAGTAGAAGATATTTGTTCGCGAGATTATTATTATACCTTCTGTGTTATCCGTTTTAGGAGCCATGTTTTCGTCTATAATGCGCGGGAAATTGAAACCCTTGAGAGGAGAGGAGAGAAGAGAGAGGGAGAGAGAAACGTTTTTTCCGTTCCGAGATGAAGAAAGATGATGATGATACTGGCAAGTGACAAGTGAGAAGCTTCTTTTATACGTCGCCGTATTAATCCAGCCATATGGGCCATTATATTTAGGCCCGTTTAATTCTTACCTTTAATAGGCCCAATTCAATGGACAGCGCTTCAGTTCAGACTTGCCTTATTTCTTTCATTCCTTATGACACAGGACTACAAGAGCTTCAATCCAAGTAGAAGAAGATTCACTAATTATATAATAAACCCTCTCAATTTTTATCACACTGCAAAATGCAGATGGCCTATTAGGTGTGATTGGGCATCTAACAATGTGGACTAAAGATATAGGTTTGGTCCAATGTGAGGCTGGCACATGAAGCGCAAAGTTTGGATTGTCGAACTTTAAAGAAACTGTTCCATCATCACTGAAGACTATTGGGGTGAAGCAAAACCTCGGCTTCAGAATCCAAATCATCCTGAAAACCCCAACTCTATAATCAAAAACTTAATTCAGAGGAGTTTAAAAAAAATGTTTCTCGTTACCTGGATATAAAGCACACACTCTGAGCTTGAAGACCCGCGTTGTTGAACAGATCAACCGCCTTACCCGAACGGAAAAACCCACTAACCAAACATGCTCCATACATACATTAACCGACAGAGACAGAGACTCCACTACATATCATCAACCCAAAACCACTACTATAATATGACTTTCATTCCATACTTTCTTAAAAGTTCTGGGAATCCCTTTCTTATTATTTCAGGAGCATTAGATAAAACTAACATTTACTTCATCTGTTTATTACATGTGTGTCATTTCCTACGTGGCATCACCACAAGTTCTCTCACACCTTATATTCAAACACCCTTTTTTAACTAGACTAATTACAAAATTTGTCATTGCTAATTACATTAAAACTTCCGTATATACTATAAGCTTATTGACTAACAAAATAATTTATCTCATGCCCTACTACTCTTTGATTACAAACGTTTCCATTTTCAAATACGCAGAAATTTTATTACCATAACCAGAGATTCTTCATAATTATCGATTTCAATATGGAAATTCGTATAGCCTGACTTAAATATTAATGTCTTTCTATATAGTTAAACTATATAAAATCCATTGTGTACCTATGTATCTACATATCTACTTATATATGTGTTGCTATATCACGAATTCGTTATATATGTGTTGTCAAACACAATGTTCAACAATTCTTACATAATCGCAAAATCTTATAGATATATACATACACTTTTTCAAAAAAATTACATAAAACGATCTAATATATAGTATTTTTAAAAGCTAATAATAGTTTCAAATCTCCTCCATTGTATGTTAACCACGTTTATCGTTTCCATAATTATCAATGCAATTGTAATCGACGATCATTTTATGATAGTTTGGATTCAAGGCAACACAATTTAATACATTACCATGTCCTTGCTTATGTTTTTCAAGAATTTTACTAGTTTATTGCTTATATTTCGTTTTATCTTATATGTATATTTTATTTTATGAAAACAATAATTCTATTGTATGTGTTTTTTTTTCCTTCATAATTTAGTTTATATAAGTATTTGATTACTCTTATAGATTAGCTTTCATCCAAACCACATACGATTTCATCATTTGAAATCTAATCCTTCCTCATCGTATATATAAATAAGTTGTTTTGAGCATATCTACTCATCACATTCTTCTTCCCAAACCTTCATTACAAATTCGATCTTGTAAGCAAAACACTTGTGGTGGGTCTCAACTCATTATATAATATGTAATCTTGTGACTATAAGTTTTGCATTTCTAATATCTATAGATTAAAAGTTA
Coding sequences within:
- the LOC106294692 gene encoding uncharacterized protein LOC106294692; the encoded protein is MGKKLDALLGRTFKTKKFKALLNLALTRLSILKNQRQVRCSQATSDVTELLKLGQHENAYHRVDQVIKDQNTLDVLFFIHGYFTLLLDRVHLFEHNRDCPDELLEAVSSLLFAASRIGEFPELQEIRNVLVSRFGKDIAARSIELRSNCGVNPKIIQKLSTRHPPREARMKVLKEIAAENNIVLKLEEASSTSTEGQGQSDVSKAKLTSEVGEDEIGEGYGLSDLVKRGKQKYKDVADAAQAAFESAAHAAVAARAAVELCQFSPCGPDNTGNNGGGSSSSGSGNNKTEQEANDDGDLSKGEVDVRSESKKSISDPEDTIEDVMSLREDPVKLLEKDDVLYDSEEETKQIAKTNTTTEVKDEESLKDCSDRGDAGHVEDVDLSEGEVDVRSESKKSISDTDDNIEDVMSFREDPVKLLEKAFVVYDSEEETKHNAKTNTTTEVKDEESLMDGSDRADAGHVDNMVHSVEEPIIRKAILKGPISVRTRQVRGY
- the LOC106294696 gene encoding homologous-pairing protein 2 homolog → MAPKTDNTEAIVLNFVNEQNRPLNTQNAADALQKFSLKKTAVQKALDSLADAGKITFKEYGKQKLYIARQDQFEIPNTEELALMKEENAKLQEQVQEKRKAISEVESEVKCLQSNLTLEEIQEKDAKLRKEVREMEEKLLKLREGVTLVRPEDKKAVEDMYSDKINQWRKRKRMFRDVWDTVTENFPRDIKEFKEELGVEYDEDVGLSLQAYSDPIPHGKKRGRGQ